The Lycium barbarum isolate Lr01 chromosome 9, ASM1917538v2, whole genome shotgun sequence genome has a segment encoding these proteins:
- the LOC132611108 gene encoding 6,7,8-trihydroxycoumarin synthase-like — MMFFLFLVALPIIFIFLRQKAKMSRNTILPPGPLGLPFIGNLHQYDGLTPHLYFWKLSKKYGKIFSLKLGSSPIVVVSSPKLAKEVMKTQDLAFCSRPSTLCQQKLSYNSHDIAFSPYNDYWREIRKICVLHLFSLKKVQSFSPICKDEVSRMIKKISEQAATSQITNLSNIVISLTSTIICRVAFGIRFDEEALERRRFDELLHETQAIMAKFFVSDFFPSLSWIDKLTGLANRLEKDFKDLDEFYEELIQQHLDSNRPKSMEGDIVDLLLQLRKEPSTQINLTLDNIKGILMNIFVAGADTSAITVVWAMTALAKNPKVMKKVQAEIRKSVGKKGIVNEDDTQNMSYLKAVIKETFRLYPPAPVLVARVAVENSILEGYNIPPKTTIYVNYWAIARDPEYWKHPEEFIPERFLNSRIDFKGQDFELIPFGAGRRGCPGIALGIATVELILSNLLYAFDWELPFGMKIEDIDTDILPGITVHKKNDLCLVPKVICRLH, encoded by the exons ATGATGTTCTTTCTATTCTTAGTAGCTCTTcctattattttcatttttcttcgtCAAAAAGCCAAAATGAGTAGAAATACCATTCTGCCACCAGGTCCTTTAGGTTTGCCATTCATTGGAAATTTGCATCAATATGATGGTTTAACACCTCATCTCTATTTTTGGAAACTTTCCAAAAAATATGGAAAAATCTTCTCATTGAAACTTGGTTCTTCTCCAATAGTTGTGGTTTCTTCACCAAAATTAGCAAAAGAAGTAATGAAGACACAAGATTTAGCATTTTGTAGTAGACCCTCTACTCTTTGCCAACAAAAATTGTCTTACAATAGTCATGATATTGCCTTTTCACCTTATAATGACTATTGGAGAGAAATAAGAAAAATTTGTGTGCTTCATCTATTTAGTCTCAAGAAAGTGCAATCTTTTAGTCCAATCTGTAAAGATGAAGTCTCAAGAATGATCAAAAAAATATCGGAACAAGCTGCCACTTCACAAATTACCAACTTGAGCAATATAGTGATTTCACTAACAAGTACAATAATTTGTAGAGTTGCTTTTGGTATTAGGTTTGATGAAGAAGCACTTGAAAGGAGGAGATTTGATGAACTTTTACATGAAACTCAAGCAATTATGGCTAAATTCTTTGTCTCTGATTTTTTTCCATCTTTAAGTTGGATTGATAAACTTACTGGATTAGCAAATAGACTTGAGAAAGATTTCAAGGATTTGGATGAATTTTATGAAGAACTCATTCAGCAACATCTTGATTCCAATAGGCCAAAATCCATGGAAGGAGATATCGTTGATCTTTTGCTACAATTGAGGAAAGAGCCATCAACTCAAATCAATCTCACTTTGGACAACATAAAGGGAATTCTCATG AATATATTTGTCGCTGGGGCAGACACTAGTGCAATTACAGTAGTTTGGGCAATGACAGCCTTGGCAAAGAATCCAAAAGTCATGAAGAAAGTTCAAGCAGAAATTAGAAAATCAGTGGGGAAGAAAGGTATTGTGAATGAAGACGATACCCAAAACATGTCTTATTTGAAAGCAGTGATAAAGGAGACATTTAGATTGTATCCACCAGCTCCAGTCCTAGTGGCAAGAGTGGCAGTGGAAAATTCTATTCTAGAAGGGTATAACATTCCACCAAAAACAACAATTTATGTTAACTATTGGGCTATTGCAAGAGATCCTGAGTACTGGAAACATCCAGAAGAATTCATACCCGAGAGATTCTTGAATAGTAGAATCGATTTTAAAGGCCAAGATTTTGAGTTGATTCCATTTGGAGCAGGCCGGAGAGGTTGTCCAG GTATTGCACTTGGGATTGCAACGGTGGAGCTTATACTATCAAACCTTCTATATGCATTTGATTGGGAGTTGCCTTTTGGGATGAAGATAGAAGATATCGACACAGATATTTTGCCTGGGATTACTGTGCATAAGAAAAATGATCTTTGCCTTGTCCCTAAAGTTATATGTAGACTACACTAA